The following coding sequences lie in one Saccharopolyspora hordei genomic window:
- the trhA gene encoding PAQR family membrane homeostasis protein TrhA, which produces MTSALSARRPTAFVKPRMRGWIHFWSLVVSIVAGATLITLAAATVSTAAAVGTSIYVATVLGLFGVSALYHRKTWKTVGARTWMRRLDHSMIFLFIAGTYTPLAMVAMQPTTGTVVLAVVWGGALGGVVLKLAWPNAPRWVGVPVYIALGWVAVFVLPDLLDNAGVAALVLLLVGGLLYTAGAIFYATRWPDPWPKTFGYHEFFHSAVSLAALCHHIAIWLALYA; this is translated from the coding sequence GTGACTAGCGCCCTCTCCGCTCGCCGTCCGACCGCCTTCGTCAAGCCGAGGATGCGCGGCTGGATCCACTTCTGGTCGCTGGTGGTGTCGATCGTCGCCGGTGCCACGCTGATCACGCTCGCCGCCGCGACCGTGTCGACCGCCGCCGCGGTGGGCACCTCGATCTACGTGGCGACCGTGCTCGGGTTGTTCGGCGTCAGCGCCCTCTACCACCGCAAGACGTGGAAGACCGTGGGCGCGCGCACCTGGATGCGGCGGCTCGACCACTCGATGATCTTCCTGTTCATCGCCGGCACCTACACGCCGCTGGCGATGGTCGCGATGCAGCCGACGACGGGCACGGTGGTGCTGGCGGTCGTCTGGGGCGGCGCGCTCGGCGGCGTGGTGCTCAAGCTCGCCTGGCCCAACGCACCGCGCTGGGTCGGGGTCCCGGTGTACATCGCACTGGGTTGGGTGGCGGTGTTCGTGCTGCCCGACCTGCTCGACAACGCCGGGGTCGCCGCGCTGGTGCTGCTGCTGGTCGGCGGTCTGCTCTACACCGCGGGCGCGATCTTCTACGCGACCCGCTGGCCCGACCCGTGGCCGAAGACCTTCGGGTACCACGAGTTCTTCCACTCGGCGGTCTCCCTGGCCGCGCTCTGCCACCACATCGCCATCTGGCTCGCCCTCTACGCCTGA